In the Bradyrhizobium guangzhouense genome, one interval contains:
- a CDS encoding 4'-phosphopantetheinyl transferase family protein: protein MADDGIELFVGLIESIDTPGAVDACRRLLSVDEQMRADRFKFERHQRQYVFAHAMLRLALSHAAPDVEPTDWSFSTGRYGRPFVAAPAPSTPLHFSLSHADGCVACVVSRHETVGVDVETVSRRVAPLSTALRFFAPEEVETLRTLPEPAAIERFFDYWTLKEAYLKARGFGLNLPLDAFAMQVSREAIKISFRPEIADDPAGWRFSLCSPSPSHRLAIADGSRAAGGLTITRNAWPFQEAAE from the coding sequence ATGGCAGACGACGGAATTGAGCTGTTTGTCGGATTGATCGAGAGCATTGATACCCCCGGCGCGGTGGACGCGTGCCGACGGTTGCTCTCGGTCGACGAGCAGATGCGCGCCGACCGCTTCAAGTTTGAACGGCATCAGCGGCAATATGTCTTCGCGCATGCGATGCTGCGCCTCGCGCTGTCGCACGCGGCCCCGGATGTCGAACCGACCGACTGGTCGTTCTCGACCGGACGCTATGGGCGGCCCTTTGTCGCAGCGCCTGCGCCTTCGACGCCGCTGCATTTCAGCCTGTCCCATGCCGACGGCTGCGTCGCCTGCGTCGTGTCAAGGCATGAGACGGTCGGCGTCGATGTCGAGACCGTGTCGCGGCGCGTCGCGCCGCTGTCGACCGCGCTTCGCTTCTTTGCGCCGGAAGAGGTCGAGACGCTCCGCACGCTGCCGGAGCCCGCTGCGATCGAGCGATTTTTCGACTATTGGACGCTGAAGGAAGCCTATCTGAAAGCGAGGGGTTTCGGGCTCAACCTGCCGCTCGACGCCTTCGCGATGCAGGTGTCGCGGGAGGCGATCAAGATCAGCTTCAGGCCCGAGATCGCCGATGATCCGGCGGGCTGGCGCTTCTCGCTGTGCTCGCCGTCGCCCTCGCATCGCCTCGCCATCGCCGACGGCTCGCGCGCGGCCGGCGGCCTGACCATCACCCGCAACGCCTGGCCGT